In the Devosia sp. SL43 genome, one interval contains:
- the flgH gene encoding flagellar basal body L-ring protein FlgH, producing the protein MNIIKLATLLTLTATLAGCNTMDRLANVGNAPVLTPIVDPTTTAGYQPINMPMPPAIADTYQPNSLYRTSARGFFKDERAHRIGDILTVIVTIDDSAQIDNSTTSGRTASNTAGMGGILGAVVDTATAGTVDTTAAVDFTSGMTNKGNGSVNRSESLETSVAAVVTQVLPNGNLVIEGRQEVRVNFEVRDLIVAGIVRPSDIQANNTIPSSKIAEARISYGGRGQISEVQQPRYGQQVMDAILPF; encoded by the coding sequence ATGAACATCATCAAACTCGCCACCCTCCTGACGCTCACAGCCACGCTGGCCGGCTGCAACACCATGGATCGCCTGGCCAATGTCGGTAACGCCCCGGTGCTGACGCCCATCGTCGACCCGACCACCACGGCCGGCTACCAGCCGATCAACATGCCGATGCCGCCGGCCATCGCCGACACCTACCAGCCCAATTCGCTCTACCGCACCTCGGCCCGCGGCTTCTTCAAGGACGAACGCGCCCATCGCATCGGCGATATCCTCACCGTCATCGTCACCATCGACGACAGCGCGCAGATCGACAATTCGACCACCTCCGGCCGCACGGCAAGCAACACGGCGGGCATGGGTGGCATCCTGGGCGCGGTTGTAGACACTGCCACCGCCGGCACCGTTGACACCACGGCGGCCGTCGACTTCACCTCGGGCATGACCAACAAGGGCAATGGCTCGGTCAACCGCTCGGAAAGTCTCGAGACGTCGGTCGCCGCCGTGGTCACCCAGGTGCTGCCCAACGGCAATCTGGTCATCGAAGGCCGGCAGGAAGTGCGCGTCAACTTCGAAGTCCGCGACCTGATCGTGGCCGGCATCGTCCGCCCGTCCGACATCCAGGCCAACAACACCATCCCCTCGTCCAAGATCGCCGAGGCCCGCATTTCCTACGGCGGCCGTGGCCAGATCAGCGAAGTCCAGCAGCCCCGCTACGGCCAGCAGGTGATGGACGCCATCCTGCCCTTCTAA
- a CDS encoding carboxypeptidase M32, whose protein sequence is MSFEKLDILGRRLEALEHALSILGADEATHMAVGGGEKRAEAMSNLAGMYHAQATAPEIGDWIEAARPETEDQKLALAEFKRQYTNATCLPTEFVERRTAATMRSEQLWRDLRAKGDWDSFLPALEGVVALVREEAQLRADALKLAPYDALMDQYDPGNRTAELDVVFDDLKSFLKGFVPEALAAQDARLTRHPRKTLNGPYPIVKQRELGLAAMRAVGFDFTHGSLAVSHHPFCGGVPTDVRMTTRYRTDEFLSSLMGVLHETGHALYEQGLPKEWSHWPLGKARGMGIHESQSLFVEMQLARSPEFWEFTLPLVHLHLGEDAIPGWEIADILNEVNFVERGYIRVDADEVTYPLHVILRYELEQDLVNGKLEASQIPEAWDAKMTEYLGISTINDPKDGPMQDVHWPGGAFGYFPSYTLGAMIAAQQWAALEKAQPAVREDIRKGDFTGVNQWRSDNIWSQGSRWSTPDLITKATGEPLNADFFKAHLKRRYLA, encoded by the coding sequence ATGTCCTTTGAGAAACTCGACATCCTCGGCCGCAGGCTTGAAGCGCTGGAGCATGCACTCTCCATCCTGGGCGCCGACGAAGCGACCCATATGGCGGTCGGCGGCGGCGAGAAGCGGGCCGAAGCCATGTCCAACCTGGCAGGCATGTATCACGCCCAGGCCACGGCGCCTGAGATAGGCGACTGGATCGAGGCGGCGAGGCCCGAGACAGAGGACCAGAAATTGGCTCTGGCAGAGTTCAAGCGCCAGTACACCAATGCGACGTGCCTGCCGACCGAGTTCGTCGAACGCCGGACCGCCGCCACCATGCGCTCGGAGCAGCTCTGGCGCGACCTGCGGGCCAAGGGCGATTGGGACAGCTTCCTGCCGGCGCTGGAAGGCGTCGTCGCGCTGGTGCGGGAAGAGGCGCAACTGCGTGCAGACGCGCTGAAACTGGCACCCTATGACGCGCTGATGGATCAGTATGATCCGGGCAATCGGACTGCCGAGTTGGATGTGGTGTTTGACGATTTGAAGAGCTTCCTCAAGGGATTCGTGCCCGAGGCTCTGGCGGCGCAGGACGCGCGGTTGACGCGGCACCCGCGTAAGACGCTCAATGGGCCCTACCCGATCGTGAAGCAGCGTGAACTGGGCCTCGCCGCCATGCGTGCCGTCGGTTTCGACTTCACCCACGGGTCCCTCGCCGTATCGCACCATCCCTTCTGTGGCGGTGTGCCGACCGATGTTCGCATGACCACACGCTACCGCACCGACGAGTTCCTGAGTTCGCTGATGGGCGTGCTGCACGAGACCGGCCACGCGCTCTACGAACAGGGCCTGCCCAAGGAGTGGTCGCATTGGCCGCTGGGCAAGGCGCGCGGCATGGGCATTCACGAGAGCCAGAGCCTGTTCGTCGAGATGCAGCTGGCGCGCAGCCCCGAATTCTGGGAATTCACGCTGCCGCTGGTGCATCTGCATCTGGGCGAGGACGCCATTCCCGGCTGGGAAATCGCCGATATCCTCAACGAGGTGAACTTCGTCGAGCGCGGCTACATCCGCGTCGATGCCGACGAGGTCACCTACCCGCTGCACGTCATCCTGCGCTACGAGTTGGAACAGGACCTGGTCAACGGCAAACTGGAGGCCAGCCAGATCCCCGAGGCCTGGGACGCCAAGATGACCGAGTATCTCGGCATTTCCACCATAAACGATCCCAAGGACGGCCCGATGCAGGACGTGCATTGGCCGGGCGGCGCCTTTGGTTATTTCCCGAGCTATACGCTGGGCGCGATGATCGCGGCGCAGCAATGGGCGGCACTGGAAAAGGCGCAGCCTGCTGTGCGCGAAGACATCCGCAAGGGTGACTTCACCGGCGTCAATCAGTGGCGCAGCGACAATATCTGGTCGCAGGGCTCACGCTGGTCGACACCCGATTTGATCACCAAAGCGACGGGCGAGCCGCTGAACGCGGATTTCTTCAAGGCGCATTTGAAGCGGCGGTACCTGGCTTAG
- a CDS encoding dihydrodipicolinate synthase family protein: MAGASADLRAALSGISGILVTPFDADDRIAPDRLKPIVDRAIGAGVHALVSNGNTGEFYGLTMPEAEAMVAAAAEHIAGRAPLIGGVGKSVGDAVVLAKASKRAGAAALMVHQPPDPFASPRGVLDYVARVADAADGLPLMLYLRNDAIGTANIVKLCSIPGVAGVKWATPAPLKLGEAIRNAPDDIVWVGGLAETWAPPLYAVGARGFTSGLINVWPAHSVAIHKALDAGDYVEAQRLIAIMSVFEDIRAEELGGTNVTTVKAALRLMGEDCGPARPPSADLLTDTQQERLVALLRQWGLT; encoded by the coding sequence ATGGCTGGAGCGTCGGCGGATCTGAGGGCAGCGCTGTCGGGTATTTCAGGCATTCTGGTCACGCCGTTCGATGCGGATGACCGCATCGCCCCGGATCGCCTGAAGCCGATCGTCGATCGCGCGATCGGTGCGGGCGTGCATGCGCTGGTGTCCAATGGCAATACTGGCGAGTTCTATGGGCTCACAATGCCCGAGGCCGAAGCGATGGTGGCGGCCGCGGCGGAGCACATTGCCGGCAGGGCGCCGCTGATCGGTGGCGTCGGCAAGAGCGTCGGTGATGCCGTTGTGCTGGCCAAAGCCAGCAAGCGGGCAGGGGCTGCGGCCCTGATGGTTCACCAGCCACCCGATCCCTTCGCCTCGCCACGTGGCGTACTCGACTATGTCGCGCGCGTAGCCGATGCCGCCGATGGCCTGCCGCTGATGCTCTACCTGCGCAATGACGCCATTGGCACGGCCAACATCGTCAAGCTGTGCAGCATTCCGGGCGTGGCCGGAGTCAAATGGGCAACGCCCGCGCCGCTCAAGCTGGGCGAAGCCATTCGCAACGCACCCGACGACATCGTCTGGGTCGGCGGCCTTGCCGAAACCTGGGCGCCGCCGCTTTACGCCGTTGGCGCGCGGGGCTTTACGTCCGGTCTGATCAATGTGTGGCCGGCGCATTCGGTGGCCATCCACAAGGCGCTGGATGCTGGCGACTATGTCGAGGCCCAGCGTCTGATCGCCATCATGTCCGTGTTCGAGGACATCCGCGCCGAGGAACTCGGCGGCACCAATGTCACAACGGTCAAAGCCGCGCTCAGGCTCATGGGCGAGGACTGCGGCCCCGCCCGTCCACCATCTGCCGATTTGCTAACCGATACGCAGCAGGAGCGGCTGGTCGCCCTGCTGCGCCAGTGGGGCCTGACCTAA
- a CDS encoding ABC transporter ATP-binding protein has protein sequence MAGLSLKALHKSYGEVPVIKGVDLDVEHGEFVVFVGPSGCGKSTLLRMIAGLEDITGGELWIGDTLCNAVEPRDRGIAMVFQNYALYPHMTVYDNVGFGLKLAKTPKDVRDQKIREAARILQMEHLLERKPSQLSGGQRQRVAIGRAIVRKPEVFLFDEPLSNLDAALRVETRMEIAKLHHDLGATMIYVTHDQVEAMTLADKIVVLNAGVVQQVGAPIELYQRPANLFVAGFIGSPKMNFISLAIDGVNAGSVTVSGAGIAPIAIPADTSALKVGDTITLGIRPHDLSEGASGTIVGEVALVERLGNETNVSVKLPTGASWLVVLDGDHHLKIGQGLSLSFDPSRAVIFDANGIAHHPA, from the coding sequence ATGGCTGGCCTCTCACTCAAGGCGCTCCACAAGAGCTATGGCGAAGTCCCGGTCATCAAGGGCGTCGATCTCGATGTCGAGCATGGCGAGTTCGTCGTCTTCGTCGGTCCCTCGGGCTGCGGCAAGTCCACTTTGCTGCGCATGATTGCCGGGCTCGAAGACATTACCGGCGGCGAGCTGTGGATCGGCGATACGCTTTGCAATGCGGTCGAGCCGCGTGATCGCGGCATCGCCATGGTGTTCCAGAACTATGCGCTCTATCCGCATATGACCGTCTACGACAATGTGGGCTTCGGCCTCAAACTGGCCAAGACCCCGAAGGATGTGCGCGACCAGAAGATCCGCGAAGCCGCCCGCATCCTGCAGATGGAACACCTGCTCGAGCGCAAGCCGAGCCAGCTTTCGGGCGGTCAGCGCCAGCGCGTCGCCATTGGCCGCGCTATTGTGCGCAAGCCCGAGGTCTTCCTGTTCGACGAGCCGCTCAGCAACCTCGACGCAGCCCTGCGCGTCGAGACCCGCATGGAGATCGCCAAGCTGCATCACGACCTCGGCGCGACCATGATCTACGTCACGCACGATCAGGTCGAGGCCATGACCCTGGCCGACAAGATCGTGGTGCTCAATGCTGGCGTCGTCCAGCAGGTCGGCGCACCGATCGAGCTCTACCAGCGTCCCGCCAACCTGTTCGTCGCCGGCTTTATCGGCTCTCCGAAAATGAACTTCATCAGTCTTGCAATCGATGGCGTGAATGCTGGATCGGTGACGGTATCGGGCGCTGGCATTGCCCCAATCGCCATCCCTGCCGACACGAGTGCCCTCAAAGTGGGCGACACCATTACTCTCGGCATCCGCCCGCACGATCTATCCGAGGGAGCATCCGGCACCATCGTTGGCGAAGTGGCCTTGGTCGAGCGCCTTGGCAACGAAACCAATGTCAGCGTCAAGCTGCCTACGGGAGCGTCCTGGCTGGTGGTGCTCGATGGCGACCATCACCTCAAGATTGGCCAAGGTCTGTCCCTGAGTTTCGATCCTTCCCGTGCGGTGATTTTCGACGCAAACGGGATCGCGCACCACCCAGCCTGA
- a CDS encoding carbohydrate ABC transporter permease → MTMIRKYWLSVVAILASIVVFLVPFAFIVLMAFKDQRQAALLDFSWPAGNALWSNVVEVVTTRNWMLVTAFINSTILTVASVTLLVIFGAMVGFVLQRRKTRFNGLIEFLILAGLMIPPAVVPTIWLLQGTGLFARLHGLVLIEVAYGLPFTILLYRAFIATIPRELDEAAIIDGARPFDVFFRVVLPLLWPVTVTNIVVQSVAIFNDFTNPLYFLPGNQNATVQLTLYNFQSQFSTSYNLLFTNIALITIPPLIVFLFFNRQIVAGMTAGAVKG, encoded by the coding sequence ATGACGATGATCCGCAAATACTGGCTGAGCGTCGTTGCCATCCTGGCTTCGATAGTCGTCTTTCTGGTGCCCTTCGCCTTCATCGTCCTGATGGCATTCAAGGATCAACGGCAGGCGGCGCTGCTCGATTTCTCCTGGCCCGCCGGCAATGCACTGTGGAGCAACGTGGTCGAGGTGGTCACGACCCGAAACTGGATGCTTGTGACGGCCTTCATCAACTCCACCATCCTGACGGTGGCCAGCGTAACGCTGCTGGTGATCTTCGGCGCCATGGTTGGCTTCGTGCTGCAGCGCCGCAAGACCAGGTTCAACGGACTGATCGAATTTCTCATTCTGGCCGGGCTGATGATTCCCCCGGCGGTGGTGCCGACAATCTGGCTACTGCAAGGGACAGGTCTCTTCGCGAGGTTGCACGGTCTGGTGCTGATCGAGGTCGCCTATGGCCTGCCGTTCACTATCCTTTTGTATCGCGCCTTCATCGCCACTATTCCGCGCGAACTGGATGAAGCTGCGATCATCGATGGCGCCCGTCCGTTCGATGTATTCTTCCGCGTCGTGCTGCCGCTGCTCTGGCCGGTGACCGTCACCAATATCGTGGTGCAGTCCGTTGCCATCTTCAACGACTTCACCAACCCGCTCTACTTCCTGCCTGGCAACCAGAACGCGACGGTGCAGCTGACCCTCTACAATTTCCAGAGCCAGTTCAGCACCTCCTACAACCTGCTCTTCACCAACATTGCCCTCATCACCATCCCGCCGCTGATCGTCTTCCTGTTCTTCAACCGGCAGATCGTTGCGGGCATGACCGCTGGCGCCGTCAAAGGATAA